A portion of the Acetomicrobium sp. S15 = DSM 107314 genome contains these proteins:
- a CDS encoding tripartite tricarboxylate transporter TctB family protein, whose protein sequence is MKRLFALAIDAALISFGAAYFAASLRIPRRLIVGDPGSAAVPACLGLFLLSIGVILAARDWNSAGEGFKGFTLQAFAMAAITTLYIIFLPKSYTMLTALYIFCCAIFLSKESGKLPLWLVAAFSVALSLASYGAFRGLLGVDLPDPLIELIF, encoded by the coding sequence GTGAAAAGGCTCTTCGCCTTGGCCATAGACGCGGCGCTGATATCCTTCGGCGCCGCTTATTTTGCCGCATCGCTTAGGATCCCACGAAGGCTCATAGTGGGAGACCCGGGCTCTGCCGCGGTGCCGGCCTGCTTGGGGTTATTTTTGCTATCGATCGGTGTCATCCTGGCCGCGCGGGACTGGAATTCCGCAGGCGAAGGCTTTAAAGGCTTTACGCTTCAAGCCTTCGCCATGGCGGCCATAACGACTTTATATATCATTTTCCTTCCCAAGAGCTACACCATGCTGACAGCGCTCTATATATTCTGTTGTGCCATTTTTTTATCCAAAGAGAGCGGGAAGTTGCCCCTCTGGCTCGTCGCTGCCTTCTCCGTCGCCCTCTCGCTGGCTTCGTATGGGGCTTTTCGAGGGCTCTTAGGCGTGGACCTTCCGGATCCGCTCATAGAGCTGATCTTCTAA
- a CDS encoding Bug family tripartite tricarboxylate transporter substrate binding protein — protein sequence MKAMKVLLASLLLAIFAAIALPVTIFAQGDEYPSEPLKIIVPFSAGGGTDVLARKFAQVLQKHYPAPIAIDNVPGGGSAVGLTKLYNSKPNGYTVGIAGTHLLTACLQGFAQFPWDSLTHVAILNTEPYVIAVRGDSRWKTIQDLIEDIKAHPRTITMGNAGAGALTDIVAQAINRKLSVEFVVVPFDGGANERAALLGGHVDAGIFSGSEVAPHARPEGEVRVLAAVGEDRCPLFPDVPSLGELGYHGIPAGSVRGLAFPPKTPKEIVTAFEGLVIQAVDDIEWKNYMRDNGYVNTFYVCKEMMDYYNKLYEDLKETMQEMGLVKQ from the coding sequence ATGAAGGCAATGAAGGTGCTCTTGGCATCATTGCTGCTGGCGATATTTGCTGCTATTGCCCTGCCGGTGACGATTTTTGCGCAAGGCGACGAATACCCAAGCGAACCGCTCAAGATCATTGTCCCCTTTTCGGCCGGCGGCGGCACCGATGTGCTGGCGCGCAAATTTGCCCAGGTGCTCCAAAAGCATTACCCGGCACCCATAGCGATAGACAACGTCCCCGGGGGCGGAAGCGCCGTGGGCCTGACCAAGCTCTACAACTCGAAGCCGAATGGCTATACGGTGGGCATAGCTGGAACCCATCTCCTTACCGCCTGCCTCCAAGGCTTCGCGCAGTTTCCGTGGGATTCCCTCACCCATGTGGCGATTTTAAACACGGAGCCATACGTCATCGCCGTGAGAGGGGACAGCAGGTGGAAAACGATCCAGGACCTGATCGAAGACATCAAGGCCCATCCTCGCACTATAACCATGGGCAACGCCGGAGCAGGCGCCTTGACCGATATAGTGGCCCAGGCAATTAACAGGAAACTGAGCGTGGAGTTCGTGGTGGTTCCCTTCGACGGCGGAGCTAATGAACGGGCTGCCCTGTTAGGAGGGCACGTAGATGCCGGCATATTCTCGGGCTCAGAAGTGGCCCCTCATGCGAGACCGGAAGGGGAGGTGCGAGTGCTCGCTGCCGTGGGAGAGGACAGGTGTCCACTCTTTCCGGATGTGCCATCCCTGGGTGAATTGGGCTACCATGGCATACCGGCCGGCTCAGTCAGAGGGCTAGCCTTCCCGCCAAAGACGCCCAAGGAGATCGTGACGGCCTTTGAAGGATTGGTCATCCAAGCGGTCGATGATATCGAGTGGAAAAATTACATGAGAGATAACGGCTACGTGAACACCTTCTATGTTTGTAAGGAAATGATGGATTATTACAATAAGCTTTACGAGGATCTGAAAGAGACAATGCAAGAGATGGGACTCGTAAAACAGTGA
- a CDS encoding NCS2 family permease, with product MFSWEDLLAALAVVVNGLPQGLLALSFGFAALPTAIGFAIGALGALFFSSVAPISFQAESIVLAGTIGQNRRERCSIVFYTGLAMAIVGGLGLLEPAIAFVGPAVENGMMAGVGVILASVAIKMVRSRAVVGWSSLIVALFIYAYTKDLVYTIVGSVVIGTIPALFGGHAMEVHKEYERIKRVPLVLSSRVIRGTLAMMCMQIGGNIAYSGITGKIANASVNVDHVTLYSGLADAASAFFGGGPVEAIISGTGAAPHPMTAAILMMAVMAAILASGLLPVLGKKVPSESIAGFLFVLGALVAFPANIQAAVGANPVVGGVAAVVTAATDPFIGLVAGLAVKLLLSFAGF from the coding sequence ATGTTTTCGTGGGAGGACTTATTAGCTGCTCTTGCTGTGGTGGTTAACGGGTTGCCCCAGGGGCTTTTGGCCTTATCCTTTGGTTTTGCAGCTCTGCCCACCGCCATCGGCTTCGCCATAGGGGCTTTGGGGGCCCTATTTTTTAGCTCCGTGGCTCCTATATCGTTTCAGGCGGAGTCCATAGTATTGGCCGGCACAATAGGGCAAAACCGCAGGGAGCGATGCAGCATCGTCTTCTACACCGGCTTGGCGATGGCGATCGTCGGAGGGTTGGGCTTGCTCGAGCCTGCGATAGCTTTTGTGGGGCCAGCGGTGGAAAACGGCATGATGGCGGGTGTGGGTGTGATACTGGCGAGCGTGGCCATCAAGATGGTGCGCTCCCGTGCCGTCGTAGGCTGGTCGTCGCTAATCGTGGCCTTGTTTATCTACGCCTATACGAAAGACCTCGTCTATACGATCGTAGGGAGCGTGGTCATCGGCACGATCCCCGCCCTCTTCGGCGGGCATGCCATGGAGGTGCACAAAGAGTACGAGCGGATAAAGAGGGTGCCGCTCGTCCTTTCATCAAGGGTGATACGCGGCACCCTCGCCATGATGTGCATGCAGATAGGCGGCAATATAGCGTATTCGGGGATCACGGGGAAGATCGCGAACGCTTCCGTCAATGTGGACCACGTAACGCTGTATTCGGGGTTGGCCGACGCAGCCTCTGCGTTCTTCGGAGGAGGTCCTGTGGAGGCGATCATAAGCGGCACCGGGGCGGCTCCTCACCCGATGACTGCTGCCATTTTGATGATGGCCGTTATGGCCGCCATCCTGGCCTCCGGGCTGTTACCGGTTTTGGGCAAGAAGGTGCCGAGCGAATCCATCGCCGGCTTTTTGTTCGTACTGGGGGCGCTGGTGGCGTTCCCGGCCAACATCCAGGCCGCCGTAGGCGCTAATCCCGTCGTGGGAGGTGTGGCGGCGGTGGTGACGGCAGCTACGGACCCATTTATAGGCCTCGTGGCAGGCCTCGCCGTAAAACTGCTTCTCTCTTTTGCAGGATTTTAG
- a CDS encoding phosphoribosyltransferase family protein → MRYRYEGQTHYRLSVGGLTRDLPVVQLDEGLWIASFVMLGDAQLVNVCAGALAVQLAGKDFEIMVGPEAKVVPLLQMLATLLGHPRYVVCRKSVKGYMQNPLSVEVKSITTKGSQLLVIDGPDVELLRNRKVAIVDDVVSTGGSIRGVEEILSHTGAIITTRAAVLKEGDAYGGDLIYLADLPIFTA, encoded by the coding sequence ATGCGCTATCGATATGAAGGGCAGACGCATTATAGGCTTTCCGTCGGCGGGCTGACGAGGGATCTCCCTGTCGTTCAATTGGACGAGGGGTTATGGATCGCCTCGTTCGTGATGTTGGGGGACGCGCAACTGGTAAACGTCTGCGCGGGCGCGCTGGCTGTACAGCTTGCGGGGAAGGACTTCGAGATCATGGTTGGGCCGGAGGCAAAGGTGGTACCTCTGCTCCAAATGCTCGCCACGCTCTTGGGGCACCCGCGCTACGTGGTCTGCAGAAAGAGCGTGAAGGGGTATATGCAAAATCCCTTGAGCGTGGAGGTGAAATCTATAACCACTAAGGGGAGCCAACTCTTGGTGATAGACGGGCCTGACGTAGAGCTCCTGCGAAACCGCAAGGTGGCCATCGTGGACGACGTGGTCTCAACCGGCGGGAGCATCCGCGGCGTGGAGGAGATACTCTCTCATACAGGGGCCATCATAACCACGAGAGCGGCGGTCTTGAAAGAGGGAGACGCCTACGGAGGAGACCTCATCTACCTGGCCGACCTCCCCATATTTACGGCGTAA
- the carB gene encoding carbamoyl-phosphate synthase large subunit, producing MSVKSVLVLGSGPIKIGQAAEFDYSGSQACKALREEGCRVILLNSNPATIQTDVTMADVVYIKPMNAETISSIVKEHRPEGVIATLGGQAALNLCVECEEKGIWRDAGVEVLGTPVEAIKAAEGREPFRNLMRKIGQPVPSSAPVTCVEEALEFARSCSYPLIIRPDFTLGGTGGGVAQNETELKKRVEEGLDASPVHKVLVEEYLVGWREFELEAMRDGAGNAICVCGMENVDPMGIHTGDSVVVSPILTLSDRQWQRLRSAAFAIVEALDVRGACNVQFAHSPDGEAYYVIEVNPRASRSSALASKATGYPIARMAAKIALGKRLTEIPNPTTGVGSAMSEPSLDYVVVKLPRWSFEKFPGADVRLGTRMKSTGEVMAIGLTFPQALLKAFRSLDAPSPLTDRYFKEAASEELWKECSLPTHRRMGAMLELLRRGAACEELSHATAIHPYFVGELKEIVSVEDQLKEGPSPDALKRAKFYGFSDEDIAGLCGTSEEVVRASRRSLSLEIAHREVDGCAGEVPASSGYFYGVYGACSDPSVLRDTPAVAVLGSGPIRIAQGVEFDYCCVKAIESLRRRGLRAVMINNNPETVSTDYDISDALYFEPLHVEDVTAALEREKAVGVFCSFGGQTSLKLGIRLAKEGACLLGTGIPAIEAAEDRSQFCELLEELSISYPEGNAVRNPKEARALAKRIGFPLIVRPSFVIGGIDMQVVYDEKELEEVTARAFTHAPLQSVLVDRFLQGREFEVDAVCDGEDVLIPGIFEHLDPAGVHSGDSIALFPDISLTPKEREEVVEIVKALSEALDARGLLNVQFVLHDDKLYVIEANPRASRTVPIASKLSGIPMVDLAVGVALGERLGSAGFGLGLVEHQGPVGVKVPVFSTDKLPGVDSRLGPQMQSTGESLGVGRTFSSALCEALSGAGWRIPKCGRILFSVRDDQKPFLSPIASAFCAMGWKLFATSGTAAALSKWGLPVEAVPKGEALVKAIVKRSYDMIINVPGSRLSTVRDGYAMRRAAVETGIPCFHSLEVAQAVASALTAAEMSVTVTP from the coding sequence ATGTCCGTTAAAAGCGTATTAGTCCTCGGTTCGGGCCCCATAAAGATAGGCCAGGCCGCGGAGTTCGATTATTCGGGGAGTCAGGCCTGCAAGGCCCTCCGCGAGGAGGGGTGCCGCGTGATACTTTTGAACAGCAATCCCGCTACTATACAGACCGACGTCACCATGGCTGATGTGGTTTACATAAAGCCGATGAACGCCGAGACCATTTCTTCGATAGTGAAGGAACACCGTCCAGAAGGGGTGATAGCGACGTTAGGAGGGCAGGCGGCCCTGAACCTGTGCGTCGAGTGCGAAGAAAAAGGGATATGGCGCGATGCGGGCGTTGAGGTCCTGGGTACCCCAGTGGAGGCCATAAAGGCGGCCGAAGGAAGGGAGCCCTTTCGAAACCTCATGCGGAAGATCGGCCAACCCGTACCTTCCAGCGCCCCCGTGACATGCGTGGAAGAGGCGCTGGAATTCGCTCGCAGCTGCTCCTACCCCCTCATCATCCGCCCCGATTTCACGCTGGGCGGGACTGGCGGCGGCGTCGCGCAAAACGAGACAGAGCTGAAAAAACGAGTGGAAGAGGGATTAGACGCATCGCCCGTTCACAAGGTCTTGGTGGAGGAGTACCTCGTTGGATGGAGGGAGTTTGAGCTGGAAGCCATGAGGGATGGCGCAGGAAATGCCATCTGCGTCTGCGGCATGGAAAACGTGGACCCCATGGGCATACACACGGGAGACAGCGTCGTGGTTTCGCCCATCTTGACGCTATCTGACCGTCAATGGCAGCGCCTTCGCTCCGCCGCTTTCGCGATAGTCGAGGCGCTGGACGTGCGGGGAGCTTGCAATGTGCAGTTTGCGCACTCACCGGACGGGGAGGCTTATTACGTGATAGAGGTGAACCCACGAGCCAGCAGGTCGAGCGCCCTGGCGAGCAAAGCCACGGGATATCCGATAGCGAGGATGGCAGCCAAGATCGCCCTCGGGAAGCGCTTGACGGAAATCCCGAACCCTACCACCGGCGTAGGAAGCGCTATGTCGGAGCCGTCCCTCGACTACGTGGTCGTCAAGCTCCCCCGCTGGTCCTTTGAGAAGTTCCCTGGGGCCGATGTTCGGCTTGGGACGCGGATGAAGTCCACGGGCGAGGTCATGGCGATAGGGCTTACATTTCCTCAGGCGCTGCTCAAGGCCTTCCGTTCCCTGGATGCCCCTTCACCTTTGACAGACCGTTATTTTAAAGAGGCAGCGTCCGAAGAGCTCTGGAAAGAGTGTTCGCTTCCCACTCACAGGCGCATGGGTGCGATGTTGGAGCTTTTGCGCCGCGGCGCTGCGTGCGAAGAGCTTTCGCACGCTACGGCGATCCACCCGTATTTTGTAGGCGAGCTCAAAGAAATCGTGTCCGTCGAGGATCAGCTTAAAGAGGGACCTTCACCGGATGCTCTGAAGAGAGCCAAGTTTTACGGCTTTTCGGATGAGGATATAGCCGGCCTTTGCGGCACATCCGAAGAGGTTGTTAGGGCATCCCGCCGCTCCCTTAGTCTTGAGATCGCCCACAGGGAGGTGGACGGCTGCGCCGGTGAGGTGCCGGCCAGCTCCGGCTACTTCTATGGCGTCTACGGCGCCTGCAGCGACCCTTCCGTTTTGCGGGATACCCCTGCCGTGGCCGTGCTGGGTTCTGGCCCCATCAGGATCGCCCAAGGCGTGGAGTTCGACTACTGCTGCGTAAAGGCCATAGAGAGCTTGAGGCGCCGGGGCCTTCGGGCCGTCATGATAAACAACAACCCCGAGACGGTGAGTACCGATTACGATATCTCGGATGCCCTCTACTTCGAGCCACTCCATGTCGAGGATGTGACGGCCGCTCTCGAGCGCGAGAAAGCTGTAGGGGTCTTCTGCTCCTTCGGCGGGCAAACCTCGCTGAAGCTCGGGATTCGTCTCGCAAAAGAAGGCGCATGCCTCTTAGGCACAGGCATTCCGGCGATAGAGGCCGCCGAAGACCGTAGCCAGTTCTGTGAACTCCTCGAGGAGCTTTCGATATCCTATCCTGAAGGTAATGCGGTGCGAAACCCCAAAGAAGCTCGCGCGCTGGCAAAAAGGATAGGCTTTCCCCTCATAGTGCGCCCCAGTTTCGTCATAGGGGGGATCGACATGCAGGTAGTATACGACGAAAAGGAGTTGGAGGAAGTTACGGCGCGTGCTTTCACCCACGCGCCCCTGCAATCGGTGTTGGTGGATCGCTTTCTCCAGGGAAGGGAGTTCGAGGTTGACGCCGTATGTGACGGTGAAGACGTGCTCATCCCTGGGATATTCGAGCATCTTGACCCTGCTGGGGTGCACTCCGGCGACTCTATAGCCCTCTTCCCTGACATCTCGCTGACGCCAAAAGAGAGGGAGGAGGTCGTGGAGATCGTAAAGGCCCTATCGGAGGCGTTGGATGCGCGAGGGCTCCTCAACGTGCAGTTCGTCCTCCACGACGACAAGCTCTACGTAATAGAGGCAAACCCGCGGGCCAGCCGCACCGTTCCCATAGCGAGCAAGCTCTCAGGCATCCCCATGGTAGATCTGGCCGTGGGCGTGGCCTTAGGGGAAAGGCTTGGGAGCGCCGGCTTCGGGTTGGGGCTTGTAGAGCATCAAGGGCCTGTGGGCGTAAAGGTGCCCGTCTTTTCCACTGACAAGCTGCCCGGCGTAGACTCACGTCTCGGACCGCAGATGCAGTCTACTGGGGAATCGTTGGGTGTGGGGCGGACGTTTTCGTCAGCACTTTGCGAAGCGCTTTCGGGCGCCGGGTGGCGCATCCCCAAGTGCGGACGCATCCTCTTTAGCGTGCGAGACGATCAAAAGCCCTTTTTGTCGCCCATAGCCTCGGCTTTTTGCGCCATGGGATGGAAGCTATTTGCGACATCCGGCACAGCCGCGGCGCTTTCTAAATGGGGCTTGCCCGTCGAGGCGGTCCCTAAGGGCGAGGCCTTGGTAAAAGCCATTGTAAAGCGCTCCTACGACATGATCATAAACGTCCCAGGGAGCAGGTTGAGCACCGTTAGAGACGGTTACGCCATGAGGAGGGCTGCTGTGGAAACCGGGATACCGTGCTTCCACAGCTTGGAGGTGGCTCAGGCGGTCGCCTCAGCCCTGACGGCCGCGGAGATGTCCGTTACAGTTACGCCGTAA